The Methylomonas montana DNA window AATCTTTTCGAATTATTTTCATCATTCCATAGGAATGGTGGGTTTTGACAGGTCAGTAGTTTTTCAAACCCGCCCAAGAGGCGGGTTTTTATTATCAGCTTCTTGGGCTTTAGCTAAAGCCATAGGAGGCAACATGAAAAAAGTAGCAATATTTGGTAATGCGGGAGGTGGCAAGTCTACGCTGGCTAAGCAGTTGGCCGAAGCCACTAGCCTTCCCCTATACTCTCTGGACAAAATAAAGTACCGGGCAGGAGGCGGAGAAGTCCCACATGCTGAATATCTCAACATCCATTCTGGTCTCTTAAGCCAAGAGGAATGGATCATTGATGGATTTGGTTGTGTCTCATCAGCATGGGAACGTTTCTCTGTTGCAGATACGCTAATTTTCATTGATCTACCGTTATTAACACATGGTACGTGGGTGACAAAACGGTTGCTAAAAGGTTTATTTGTAAATCCCGAAGGCTGGCCTGATAACAGCCCAATATTAAAGGGAACACTTAATAGTTACCGGGTTCTCTGGCTGTGCCATAGAAAGTTGACCCCCGTATACCGACAACTTGTCTCCGACTCTATGAAATCAAAGAAAGTTCATCACTTGAGATCGCCACGCGCCATTAGAGAGTTTCTAAATGATATTCGGTCGGAATAATAGTCATCACATAGGTATGCCTAACAATCGCGTAAACTCGGGCTGCCCAAAGCTGCGTCGCTTCGCTCTGCAGCTTTGGGCAGCCGGTTACGCAAAGCGTTAACCTCTTGAAATGAAAAAAAGACCCACTTTATATATATTTTCCGGTCTTCCAGGTGTTGGTAAAACCACACTGGCAAAAAAACTTGCTCGCAACTTAAACGCTACCTTTCTAAGAATTGATACTATAGAGCAAGCTTTAAGAGATTTATGTTCTTTTAACGTTGAAGGTGAAGGCTATCGATTATCTTACAGGGTAGCAAAAGATAATCTACAAAATGGTAATGATGTTATTGCTGACTCATGTAATCCTATTCAGCTTACAAGAGAAGAATGGCAAGAGGTTGCAAAATCAGCTGATGCAGATTTTATAAATATTGAAATAATATGCACTGATTCAAGCATTCATAAACAAAGGGTTGAATCAAGAGCCTCAAAAATTCCAAATCTTTCTCTTCCGAGCTGGCAAGAGATCCTAGACAGAGAATATCATGAATGGAAAACAGATCGAGTGGTGATAGATACAACAAATAAAACCATCGATGAAAGCTACGGAAAACTTATTAAGTTAATTAAAAACAATATTTTAGGTTAACAAACCATTCCACTGGACCCGCAAACAGCGCGGGCCAGTGAATTCAACGTGTTGGGCGTCTACTATGCCAGGCATTGACAAGAATATGTACCAAGAACCTATCTTTCCATTCTGGCATCTTGCAAAAGGGGTATATAAATGAGGCCTATAAAAATGCATGTTGGGGCAAAGCCAATAGGTGATGCGATTACCTGGGCATATCCTGATGGTGGAGCTGAATATTATCTTATTCCAACCTACGAATTAACCGTTGCTGGCACAGAATCCAATGGCGCTAAGAGCAAGAGGACATTTGAAGTTATCCGGTTTGGCGTGCATCAAAAGGGGAAGCTCGGAAAACCTGTAGTAGTAGGCCTTGCTAATCACCAAGTCCACACGATCAAAGCATGGTTGCCACACTACACGGTCCATAGCGCTTCATCACCTGAGAAAGGGGCTTGGCAAGTCTATGAGAGTTTTCTTATACATGATGGGCCAGATGACCCTCATCGCCAAGTCTACGCTTCGATAGGTTGCATAGAAATATGTGGCGGTCCTAATGGATTTGTTGACTTTAATGATTACATTATTAATTTATCAGGACCAAAAGCGAGTAATCGAGCTGATCAGTTAGCAGAGATTGGTGCAGCACGAAGCATGTCTATTGAATATGCGAAAACAAATCGTCCTGCATTGAAGAGGTATCCATGAAATCCGCCAAATGGATTGTTGCGCTATTTTCCTTCGTCTTTATTTCCTGCGCCACTGCTGAGCAGCCTTCCATTGAACAGATTGCAGAACATTTCGTTTTGAACATCAGCCAGGGTTGGAACTCATATAGTATTTGCGAGCACAGGGACAGAGCAGAGCAATACTCATACCTCAAACAATTATTACCGAAGAGTCAGTTGCCTACGCGAACAACAATAACAACACGACATCTTGTCGTACAGAACCACAGCGATTCTATTGGAATAGACCTTTCGATCTACCAAGTCACATTCGAATCTATTGAGGCCGCAAAGCCAGCATTTGCAGAGATTTCAGATCACCCAATCGGAACGATTCCAGATGGGAAAGTACTTACAAAATATGCCGCTAGATTGGAAGGGCGTAGTCTTTATGTAATTCGCACGCAGTCTGTTTTTGACCCAACTGTAGCCACTTTTCTGAAGTCATTCTCAGAGTAAATATCTTCATAAAAGTGTTTTAGGCCATTTTTTGACATCAACGCCCAACAACGGCATCAACCCGGACAGTGAAAAGCGACGCTCCTTCGTCGCACCACTTTTCACTGCCGGTTATAGAGAACGTTAGAGACGCATTGGACGTCTCGCTCTACCAAACAACATAAAGTTGGAATGTTTCATGAAGAGAGTCTGTACGCTGCTTGCATTAATGCTCATTAGTGGGATTTCCGCTGGTGTAGAACCATATACCTGTAGAAACGGGTCCTTTCCGTCCTTCGAAAGGATTCAATATGCGGAGATTTCCGGTAGTAAAAATGTACGTTCATACTTCTACGATGACGAGAAGGGATGTCCAGAGAGATCATCGTGCATGCTAAAGTCCTACTTGGTTAAAGGAGACAAAGTTCTCTTCTCAGAATTAGGCGATGACCAATGGGTATGCGTTTGGTACTTTGGGAAGCGGCATGAGTACGTCGGTCTCATGAATAGGAGCAACTTCAATTTGCTCCAAGAGAAGACTCCAAGCCTTCAAGACTGGGCTGGAATATGGCGGCCAACGGCGGGAAACAACGAAATCCGTATCAAGATACTTCCGGACGGAAGGCTTTCTGTATCTGGGAATGCAAGTTGGCATGGCGGTAAGAATGATTACAACGAAGAAATTGTGCATGAGGGCGAGATGTCTGGGGATGGAATCCCCTCCTCAACCATGGCAGAGCTGCGTTGCGACATCATTGACCAGGATGTATCTGTCATTCGTCAAAAGTATACTGGCAACTGGGCGGTCCAAGAGGCACTGGCTGCTGCCTCTGAGCTCTAGGCCGTCTAACATTCATTCAAGCCCTGTTGGGCAAATGTTGTTTTTTGCCCAACATTTCCGATGCGTCCACCCTAAAAATGCAGGGCAAAAAAAAGCGTTGTCTAACACACCCGACTATTTCTCGCGCTAAATCGTCTGGCATGCTTGGCATTATCCCGATCCGTTTATCATGCCAAAAATGTACGTTATCCCGCCTAGTCAATCAAGTATTTCGTCTTCTTCTTGCAATTTTTATTTGCAACGGAATCGGATTTGGCGTAGATAAACAGACCTAGACTTAATTGCTTGTTATGCGTCTTGATCCGCAAATGCTGAAACGACAATTGCTGGCCGCATTTCTGGCGGTGCCCTTTGCAGCTTGGGCATTTCTTAAGCCAGTTCGAGTTCTCGCTCCCGAGTGGAATGGCCTCTCGTGCGAGAGCGACATGATTTGCACAGACGATCCATCACGTTACGTTGTCGCGTCAAATCTGTATGAGAGTGCCCGCCAGTTTGTTGAAGGTGCAGTTGGCCCAATGGAACACAGGCCCCGCGTATTTTTCTGCTCCACGGACAGCTGCTTCCAGTCGTTCGGTCTTGGCAGGCGGTCTGCTGCAACGCTTGGAACGATGGCTATCGTGGTCAGTCCTCGCGCGTGGCAGCTGCACTATCTCCGCCACGAAATGCTTCATCACGTTCAGAACGAGCGGCTCGGTAGCCTCAAGGTGTGGATGGTCAGCCCCGAATGGTTTGTTGAGGGTATGGCCTATTCGCTCAGCGAAGACCCACGGCCGATACTGAGTGAACCGTGGCAGCATGACCGAACTGAGTTTGAGACATGGTTTCGGCAGGTAGGCAAAGATCGTTTGTGGGAGGCAGCAGCAAATCTATGAAGACGCATATCAGATGCTGAACAACCGCTGTTCTTGTGTAAACCCGCCGCAGTGAAGAATGCTGATTATAGTGTTCCGGTTCTAATAAACAACATACTCGGCCTATGATCGTTCCATGACAAACAAATCAAACTTCTGGCAACTATGGGCGCCGCATCTTGCTTTGTTTGAGGATAACCACCTCGATCTGCAAACGATCAATATCATTGCTGACAAAATTTCCCAGCCGGTTTTAATAGTCGGCGGAGGACAAGGTTTGTTAGTTGATGCCTTGCGTAAAAAGGGGCTTCATGTCGACGGCGTCGATTCAAGCTCTGAAATGGTCAGGCTGGCCGAACAGCGCAGAGGCATCAAACTGGTGCATGCCGATGGATCAAGTTTGCCCTTTGCCGACGAAAGCTACGCGACCACGATTATCTCGACCGGCGTGGTCGATTTCCTGAACGATGAAAAGCAAATCCTGCAGATCATTAACGAAGCCAGACGCGTGACAAAAAAGGGAGGGAGGCTGCTTGTCTCCTATTATAAGGTTCACCCCGCTGCAGAAAAATTTTTTAAACGTATCGGGATCATCACCGAAAATCACACCATGAGGTTTAGAAGACTTTTCGAGCTGAGCAGACTCGCTCCATTTAAGTTCTTCGCCACTATTAGACAGGACGGAAACCTGAGTCTGTGCGGCGCAATCGCTGAATTGCTGCGAATACAATGGTTTTTACCGAAGCAGGAGCGCCTGTTGTCGAATGCCATGTGCAAGATATTAAA harbors:
- a CDS encoding AAA family ATPase, whose protein sequence is MKKRPTLYIFSGLPGVGKTTLAKKLARNLNATFLRIDTIEQALRDLCSFNVEGEGYRLSYRVAKDNLQNGNDVIADSCNPIQLTREEWQEVAKSADADFINIEIICTDSSIHKQRVESRASKIPNLSLPSWQEILDREYHEWKTDRVVIDTTNKTIDESYGKLIKLIKNNILG
- a CDS encoding P-loop NTPase family protein; the encoded protein is MKKVAIFGNAGGGKSTLAKQLAEATSLPLYSLDKIKYRAGGGEVPHAEYLNIHSGLLSQEEWIIDGFGCVSSAWERFSVADTLIFIDLPLLTHGTWVTKRLLKGLFVNPEGWPDNSPILKGTLNSYRVLWLCHRKLTPVYRQLVSDSMKSKKVHHLRSPRAIREFLNDIRSE
- a CDS encoding class I SAM-dependent methyltransferase — translated: MTNKSNFWQLWAPHLALFEDNHLDLQTINIIADKISQPVLIVGGGQGLLVDALRKKGLHVDGVDSSSEMVRLAEQRRGIKLVHADGSSLPFADESYATTIISTGVVDFLNDEKQILQIINEARRVTKKGGRLLVSYYKVHPAAEKFFKRIGIITENHTMRFRRLFELSRLAPFKFFATIRQDGNLSLCGAIAELLRIQWFLPKQERLLSNAMCKILKTADNADELIGSIAESIPHHTRESISTLCKKHKLPVNAILVYEMCFVVDVGVDQFIEGQ